CAAAAGAAAAAATCCTTGAAACTGCCCTAACGCTATTTGCCAAAAACGGATACGATGGCACCAGCGTGGAACAAATCGCCCAGGATGTTGGCATCAAGGCGCCGTCGCTTTACAAGCATTTCAAAGGCAAAGAGGATATTTTGAATTCGTTGATTGATATCGCAGAAGCTCGTTACGAAGAATCGTTCGGTTCCGCGAAAAAAATTGGCACAATCCCCGAAAACATTGACGGATTCATCCATGAGACTATGAAACTTGTCCGCTTTACGATGACCGACCCGATTATCAAGAAGATGCGTGTTTTCTTGGTGCAGGAGCAGTTTCGCAGCGAGCGCCTCGCCGAAATCACGACAAGGCATCAGGTGGACGGACTTTTGCAAATGTACAAGAAAATTCTCGAGACCTTGATGGCCGCAGGAATAATCGTCAAGGACGACCCGGAAATGCTAGCGACAGAGATTACGGCCCCCGTCGCACTTTGGATTTCTAAAGTTGACCGCCAGCCGAAATGCGAAAAAGAAGCACTCAAATTTATCGAGAAGCACTTACAGCATTTTTTCAAAACCTATAAGAAATGAATCGACCAATCACCACATTGTTCATGCTGATGTCCGTTGACGGAAAATTAAGGCAAAAAAATGG
This sequence is a window from uncultured Fibrobacter sp.. Protein-coding genes within it:
- a CDS encoding TetR/AcrR family transcriptional regulator, translated to KEKILETALTLFAKNGYDGTSVEQIAQDVGIKAPSLYKHFKGKEDILNSLIDIAEARYEESFGSAKKIGTIPENIDGFIHETMKLVRFTMTDPIIKKMRVFLVQEQFRSERLAEITTRHQVDGLLQMYKKILETLMAAGIIVKDDPEMLATEITAPVALWISKVDRQPKCEKEALKFIEKHLQHFFKTYKK